One Bos taurus isolate L1 Dominette 01449 registration number 42190680 breed Hereford chromosome 16, ARS-UCD2.0, whole genome shotgun sequence DNA window includes the following coding sequences:
- the SMIM1 gene encoding small integral membrane protein 1, whose product MMEPQESSIRYSRWENSHPDEVHVASGPSTEEASGWQRVSQKLCSGKLGIAMKVLGGVALFWVVFILGYVTGYYVHKCK is encoded by the exons ATGATGGAACCCCAGGAGAGTAGCATCAGGTACAGCAGGTGGGAGAACAGCCACCCGGATGAAGTCCATGTGGCCAGCGGGCCCAGTACAGAGGAGGCCTCAGGCTGGCAGAG GGTCTCCCAGAAGCTGTGCTCGGGCAAGCTGGGCATCGCCATGAAGGTGCTGGGGGGCGTGGCCCTCTTCTGGGTCGTGTTCATCCTGGGCTACGTCACTGGCTACTACGTGCACAAGTGCAAGTAA
- the CCDC27 gene encoding coiled-coil domain-containing protein 27, whose translation MLPIRASGPKKKSLVPNLIEKGLIVLRKVASRDEQPPEWKLRQQKRSLSKSAQAICRYYKTLRDFNQNASPQDSGFMSEMEELRRKFLTRPGCPQFSTRSTSMTHYGSATTLSLPEDTDIGSETWKEAENPLSSQQGLDVKVDGCLLPLSKSACEFNYLRKKSESQVLSPTLSSPDLGQSYPRKRVPWYISVIHEKDQCLLALGEEVQRLSELEAQVQKREEEILALHEEREALRKQLKCLLKSKSQEAAPSHVLRERPLESMLKLQGRQSTLRTFRDEEDVEPWRQLQEECNRGKELEGGDYEEEEYLEGQAKRAEDKGARARASRRETLQENRIEEEAVAMVTAQEDEDEDRDAYGAGEVEEEEDEEVMELDEEKELQEEEAAARRRAGFVDDTFEEELIAQLEEYEQLIQEFQFQLEITRTRYSLATGAIKSLQRQVEFQESQLLKINTENEMLQKELRERKKQLQAMSDKFSNLREDKKYQEMMGLIEKDNLLLRQQVSELESELSKREQTISELEDKVNQLQAQVNQSQNHLQRRKQLQEEMQKKNEMIQQAEQQAREALEYTQARLERLRNKIIQATFNTIGIKSLATEISDNDILEGLQRIISDRMEYYNQLKQKGVKVPPLQQMEILSSPSKSKKISSKEAQLRP comes from the exons ATGTTACCCATCAGAGCCAGCGGGCCCAAGAAGAAAAGTCTCGTGCCCAACTTGATAGAAAAGGGCCTGATTGTCCTCCGGAAGGTGGCCAGCCGGGATGAACAGCCCCCGGAATGGAAACTCCGCCAACAAAAGCGCTCCCTCAGCAAGTCGGCTCAGGCCATCTGCCGCTACTACAAGACGCTG AGAGACTTCAACCAGAACGCCAGCCCCCAGGACAGCGGCTTCATGTCCGAAATGGAGGAGCTTCGGCGCAAGTTCCTCACACGTCCTGGCTGCCCCCAGTTCAGCACCAGGTCGACGTCCATGACCCACTACG GTTCAGCCACAACCCTCTCTCTGCCTGAAGACACAGACATCGGCTCTGAGACCTGGAAGGAGGCTGAGAACCCACTCTCCAGCCAGCAAGGCTTGGATGTGAAGGTGGACG GCTGCCTCCTTCCCCTTAGCAAGAGTGCCTGTGAGTTCAACTACCTGCGGAAGAAGAGCGAGTCCCAGGTGCTGAGCCCGACCCTCAGCAGCCCCGACCTGGGACAGAGCTACCCAAGGAAACGGGTACCCTGGTACATCTCCGTCATCCATGAGAAG GACCAGTGCCTGTTGGCGCTAGGGGAGGAAGTCCAACGCCTCTCGGAGCTGGAAGCACAGGTtcagaagagagaggaagagatccTGGCTCTCCACGAGGAGAGGGAGGCCCTGAGGAAGCAGCTGAAATGCCTCCTGAAGAGCAAGAGCCAGGAGGCCGCGCCCAGCCATGTCTTGCGG GAGCGGCCGTTGGAGTCTATGCTGAAGCTGCAGGGGAGACAGAGTACCCTCAGAACCTTCCGAGACGAGGAGGACGTGGAGCCCTGGCGGCAG ctgcaGGAAGAGTGCAACAGAGGCAAGGAGCTGGAAGGAGGCGACTACGAGGAGGAAGAGTACCTGGAAGGGCAGGCCAAGAGGGCAGAGGACAAGGGGGCGAGGGCTAGAGCCAGCAGGAGGGAAACTCTGCAGGAGAACAGAATCGAGGAGGAGGCGGTGGCCATGGTAACTGCGCAGGAAGACGAGGACGAGGACAGGGATGCGTACGGGGCCGGGGaggtggaggaagaggaggacgaAGAGGTGATGGAGCTGGATGAGGAGAAGGAGCTGCAGGAGGAGGAGGCCGCGGCCAGGAGGCGGGCCGGCTTCGTGGACGACACCTTTGAGGAGGAGCTGATAGCCCAGCTGGAGGAGTATGAGCAGCTGATCCAGGAGTTCCAGTTCCAGCTTGAGATCACCAGGACCAGATACTCCCTGGCAACAG GAGCCATCAAGTCTTTACAGCGACAGGTGGAATTCCAAGAGTCGCAATTGCTGAAAATCAACACGGAGAATGAGATGCTGCAGAAGGAGCTGCGGGAGCGGAAAAAACAGCTGCAGGCCATGTCTGACAAG TTCTCTAACCTCCGGGAAGACAAGAAGTACCAGGAAATGATGGGCCTCATCGAGAAAGACAACCTCCTCCTCAGACAG CAAGTGTCGGAGCTGGAGAGTGAACTGTCCAAGCGGGAACAGACCATCTCGGAGCTGGAGGACAAGGTCAACCAGCTCCAGGCCCAGGTGAATCAGAGCCAGAACCACCTGCAGAGGCGGAAGCAGCTCCAGGaggagatgcagaaaaagaatgagatgatTCAGCAGGCGGAGCAGCAGGCCCGCGAGGCCCTGGAATACACCCAGGCCAGG CTCGAAAGACTGAGAAACAAGATCATCCAGGCCACCTTCAACACCATAGGGATCAAGTCCTTGGCCACTGAGATCTCTGACAATGACATTCTGGAAGGCTTACAG AGGATCATCTCAGACAGAATGGAATACTACAACCAGCTGAAACAGAAGGGAGTCAAGGTGCCCCCCCTGCAGCAGATGGAGATCTTATCCTCACCCAGCAAGTCCAAGAAGATAAGCTCCAAGGAGGCCCAGCTCAGACCCTAG